A single genomic interval of Thermovibrio guaymasensis harbors:
- the rpmJ gene encoding 50S ribosomal protein L36: MKVRPSVKKICPKCKIIKRKGVVRVICENPKHKQRQGK, from the coding sequence ATGAAGGTAAGGCCGTCTGTAAAGAAGATCTGTCCCAAGTGCAAGATCATCAAGAGAAAAGGTGTTGTTAGGGTTATCTGTGAAAACCCTAAACACAAGCAAAGACAAGGTAAGTAA
- the secY gene encoding preprotein translocase subunit SecY, whose product MNLAKIVANVTEVPELRRRFIFTLIILAVYRLGAHIPVPGINVNALMEFFQKAQGTVFGMMDVFSGGALSKLTVFALGVMPYISAAIIMQLLTVAIPSIEKLAKEEGEYGRRKINQYTRYGAVLLAFIQSLGISIGLQSMTSPSGVPVVPNPGLTFLFVTVTTLTAGSTFLMWLGEKITERGIGNGMSLLIFAGIVSRVPSAVITTLTMVKNGDMSLFKVIAVVTIILLMIAAIVYIQEAERRVPLQYARRAVGSRSVGRYASYLPIKLNPAGVIPIIFAASVLMFPATVVKFIHHPIAQKVYDLLQPGTPLYIVVYGGLIFFFTYFYTAIVFNPEEIAENLNKAGGFIPGIRAGAETAQYLDRIVSRLTFAGAVFLTLVAILPLLITQQMKLPFYFGGTAILIVVGVALDTIKRMEAFSLMLSYEGFLGRRQRKFRLAGGAK is encoded by the coding sequence ATGAACCTTGCCAAGATAGTTGCCAATGTTACTGAGGTGCCGGAGCTCCGGCGCCGTTTTATTTTTACGCTAATAATTCTTGCAGTTTATAGGCTTGGGGCCCACATTCCCGTTCCCGGTATAAACGTTAACGCCTTAATGGAGTTCTTCCAGAAGGCTCAGGGAACCGTCTTTGGTATGATGGACGTCTTCTCCGGAGGGGCCCTCAGTAAGCTTACGGTTTTTGCTCTGGGCGTTATGCCCTACATTAGTGCTGCAATTATCATGCAGCTTTTAACTGTAGCAATTCCCTCAATAGAGAAACTTGCTAAGGAAGAGGGAGAGTACGGAAGGAGAAAGATTAACCAGTACACCCGCTACGGTGCGGTTCTGCTTGCTTTTATTCAGTCCCTTGGAATTTCAATTGGTTTACAGAGTATGACAAGCCCTTCGGGGGTTCCGGTAGTTCCTAATCCCGGACTTACCTTCCTTTTCGTTACAGTTACTACGTTGACGGCCGGTTCCACTTTCCTGATGTGGCTCGGAGAGAAGATAACTGAGAGGGGAATAGGGAACGGAATGTCCCTTCTGATTTTTGCCGGAATCGTCTCTAGAGTTCCAAGTGCTGTTATTACTACCTTAACTATGGTTAAAAATGGAGATATGTCGTTATTCAAGGTGATTGCCGTAGTTACGATTATCCTCCTTATGATAGCTGCAATAGTCTACATTCAGGAGGCCGAAAGAAGGGTTCCTCTACAGTACGCAAGGAGAGCCGTTGGTAGCCGTTCAGTTGGAAGGTATGCAAGCTACCTTCCAATAAAGCTTAATCCAGCAGGTGTCATTCCAATCATCTTTGCAGCTTCAGTTTTAATGTTTCCGGCAACTGTTGTTAAGTTTATTCACCACCCTATAGCTCAAAAGGTTTACGACTTACTTCAGCCCGGAACTCCCCTTTACATAGTGGTCTATGGGGGTCTAATCTTCTTCTTTACCTACTTTTATACTGCAATCGTCTTTAACCCGGAAGAGATTGCAGAAAACCTTAATAAAGCTGGTGGTTTTATTCCCGGTATCAGGGCCGGTGCAGAAACAGCCCAGTACCTTGATAGGATAGTTTCCCGTTTAACCTTTGCTGGTGCTGTTTTCCTTACTTTAGTTGCAATACTTCCTCTCTTGATAACTCAGCAGATGAAACTTCCCTTCTACTTCGGCGGAACGGCAATCTTAATCGTCGTCGGTGTTGCACTGGATACGATTAAAAGGATGGAGGCCTTCTCTTTAATGCTCTCGTATGAGGGTTTCCTCGGTAGAAGGCAGAGGAAATTCAGGCTTGCTGGAGGTGCAAAGTGA
- the map gene encoding type I methionyl aminopeptidase, with the protein MRRTRHGIILKTPEEISKLRTAAATTMEILMKVAEEVAPGISALDIDKLARSYCKEYGVKPAFLGYGGFPGAICVSVNEEVVHGLPTKDKVFKEGDIVSLDFGAVVDGWIGDVALTIGVGKISERAQKLIDVTRESLYKGIEAAKVGGKLIDISRAIQKFVERHGFNVTRGYAGHGIGRSLHEEPQITNYVYKGYPDITLEPGMTFAVEPMVNEGTGKVKVKRDGWTVVTKDGKLSAHFEHDIAITEDGTIIMSAI; encoded by the coding sequence TTGAGGAGAACTAGGCACGGAATAATCCTTAAAACTCCTGAAGAGATTTCTAAGCTCAGAACTGCTGCTGCAACGACTATGGAAATCCTCATGAAGGTTGCTGAGGAGGTTGCTCCTGGAATTTCAGCCCTTGATATAGACAAACTTGCCCGTAGTTACTGTAAAGAGTACGGGGTTAAACCGGCTTTTCTCGGCTACGGAGGCTTCCCTGGGGCTATCTGTGTTTCTGTGAATGAGGAGGTAGTTCACGGCCTTCCGACAAAGGATAAAGTTTTTAAGGAAGGGGATATAGTATCACTTGACTTTGGAGCCGTTGTTGACGGTTGGATTGGAGACGTTGCCTTAACTATTGGTGTAGGTAAGATATCGGAGAGAGCTCAAAAGTTAATAGACGTTACAAGGGAGTCTCTATATAAGGGAATAGAGGCTGCTAAGGTTGGCGGTAAGCTGATAGATATTTCAAGGGCTATTCAGAAGTTCGTTGAGAGACATGGTTTTAACGTTACAAGGGGATATGCCGGTCACGGTATTGGCCGTTCCCTTCACGAGGAACCTCAGATAACCAACTACGTCTATAAGGGTTATCCAGACATAACGCTGGAACCTGGTATGACCTTTGCAGTTGAACCTATGGTTAACGAAGGAACGGGAAAGGTCAAAGTAAAGAGGGATGGCTGGACCGTCGTTACTAAAGACGGTAAACTCTCTGCTCACTTTGAGCACGATATTGCTATTACTGAAGATGGGACTATAATTATGTCCGCAATTTAA
- the rpmD gene encoding 50S ribosomal protein L30: protein MAKVKITLIRGLAGKSKRKKATLAALGLHKRGATTIKELNPAIEGMIEKVKELVKVEPVEE from the coding sequence ATGGCAAAGGTTAAGATAACCTTAATTCGTGGCCTTGCTGGAAAAAGTAAAAGGAAAAAGGCCACTTTGGCTGCTCTCGGACTCCACAAAAGGGGAGCAACTACGATTAAGGAGTTAAATCCTGCTATTGAAGGAATGATTGAGAAGGTTAAAGAACTTGTAAAAGTTGAACCTGTGGAGGAGTAA
- a CDS encoding V-type ATP synthase subunit A, which translates to MGRIVKVSGPVVEVEIEKGEKPFLFKVARVGNLSLTGEVVSIAKGRATVQVYERTEGLKVGERVSFDGKMLSIILGPGILGKILDGLGRVLPFSGERIERGRGRRFFPEGEFEFKAKVNAGEWVKEGQILGFVELKGFNYKILSPVAAEVKEIKSGRVSPKEPVARVGNREVFVFEERAVRIPSSFKNRVEVKEPLLTGQRIIDFLFPIAKGGSASIPGGFGTGKTVLQQTLAKWCNADVIVYIGCGERGNEMTEILKEFPKLKDPYTGRSLMERTVLIANTSDMPVSARESSIYLGITVAEYFKDMGYSVAVMADSTSRWAEAMREISGRMGELPIEEGFPASLSSKIASIYERAGAFLRGSVTIIGAVSPPGGDFSEPVTRHTKRFTGAFWALDRELASSRFYPAVNPFNSYSRYAQFIKDWWNRLGDYESLRNWMVETLQEGERLEKLVKLLGRESLPEDQKLKYEEFNLIKEAFLRQNAFDPVDCYSSPKKQILMAEVLRKVSNWWHKVFKKRGIPVDKIVSQPVISKVLKMKMEVDEEHLEEFEELKREIAEVYEEFLR; encoded by the coding sequence TTAAAAGTTGGAGAAAGGGTTTCCTTTGACGGCAAAATGCTCTCTATTATCCTAGGCCCAGGCATATTGGGAAAAATCTTAGACGGACTGGGAAGGGTCCTTCCCTTTTCGGGAGAGAGAATTGAAAGGGGAAGGGGAAGGCGATTTTTTCCAGAGGGAGAATTTGAGTTTAAAGCGAAGGTTAATGCAGGAGAATGGGTAAAGGAAGGTCAAATTTTAGGCTTTGTAGAGTTAAAAGGTTTTAATTACAAAATCCTTTCTCCGGTCGCGGCCGAAGTGAAGGAGATAAAAAGTGGAAGAGTTTCACCTAAGGAGCCGGTAGCGAGGGTCGGAAATAGGGAAGTCTTCGTATTTGAAGAAAGGGCAGTTAGGATACCTTCATCCTTCAAAAATAGAGTTGAAGTAAAAGAACCGTTACTTACAGGCCAGAGAATCATTGACTTCCTGTTTCCAATAGCAAAAGGAGGTTCTGCCTCTATCCCAGGAGGATTTGGGACTGGAAAAACTGTCTTACAGCAAACCCTCGCAAAGTGGTGTAACGCAGACGTTATCGTCTACATAGGCTGCGGAGAAAGGGGAAATGAAATGACTGAAATACTAAAAGAGTTCCCCAAGTTAAAAGACCCTTACACGGGAAGATCCTTAATGGAAAGGACCGTTTTAATAGCCAATACCTCAGACATGCCGGTCTCTGCAAGGGAATCTTCCATCTACCTTGGAATTACAGTAGCAGAATACTTCAAAGACATGGGATATTCTGTCGCAGTTATGGCCGATTCAACGTCCAGATGGGCCGAAGCTATGAGGGAAATTTCAGGAAGGATGGGAGAACTTCCAATAGAAGAGGGATTCCCCGCCTCCCTATCTTCAAAGATAGCATCTATATACGAAAGGGCAGGAGCTTTCCTAAGGGGAAGTGTAACGATTATAGGAGCAGTCTCTCCCCCGGGAGGAGATTTCTCCGAACCTGTTACAAGACACACTAAAAGGTTCACGGGAGCCTTTTGGGCACTCGATAGAGAATTAGCAAGTTCTAGGTTTTATCCTGCAGTAAACCCTTTCAATAGCTATAGCAGGTACGCCCAGTTTATCAAAGACTGGTGGAACAGGTTGGGAGATTACGAGTCCCTTAGGAACTGGATGGTTGAAACCCTTCAAGAAGGAGAGAGACTTGAAAAGCTGGTAAAGCTCCTCGGAAGGGAATCTCTACCGGAAGACCAGAAACTAAAGTATGAAGAGTTTAACCTGATAAAGGAAGCCTTCTTAAGACAAAATGCCTTTGATCCCGTTGACTGTTACTCGTCTCCAAAGAAACAAATCCTCATGGCTGAGGTCCTCAGAAAAGTTTCAAACTGGTGGCACAAGGTCTTCAAAAAGAGAGGTATTCCCGTAGACAAAATAGTTTCCCAACCGGTTATTTCAAAAGTTCTAAAGATGAAAATGGAAGTAGATGAGGAACACCTAGAGGAGTTTGAGGAGTTAAAAAGGGAGATAGCAGAAGTCTACGAGGAGTTTTTAAGGTGA
- the infA gene encoding translation initiation factor IF-1, which translates to MAKEKGIQVEGKVIEALPNAYFKVELDNGHQVLAHASGKMRVHFIRILPGDRVVVELSPYDLTRGRIIYRKG; encoded by the coding sequence ATGGCTAAGGAGAAAGGTATTCAGGTAGAAGGAAAGGTTATTGAGGCTCTCCCTAACGCTTACTTTAAGGTTGAGCTTGATAACGGGCACCAAGTTCTTGCCCACGCTTCAGGTAAAATGAGGGTTCACTTTATCAGGATTCTGCCAGGCGACCGTGTGGTCGTTGAGCTTAGTCCCTACGATTTAACGAGGGGAAGGATTATTTACAGGAAAGGCTAA
- the rpsD gene encoding 30S ribosomal protein S4, translating to MGRYTGPKWRIARRLGVNIYVGEEKSQKGKSILDRRPFPPGQHGRSRRKISYYGRQLMEKQKVKYYYGVRERQFRRFYEMAERMRGQTGENLLKLLESRLDNVVYRLGFGKSHRHARQLVVHGHILVNGKKVDRPSYLVKPGDVIEVKEKSRDIPQIKEGMELAQRRGIPSWLELDAENFKGIVKAEPTREEVEIPVEEHLIVELYSK from the coding sequence ATGGGTAGGTATACAGGTCCAAAGTGGCGTATTGCAAGAAGGCTTGGCGTTAACATATACGTTGGTGAAGAAAAGTCTCAGAAAGGGAAGTCAATTCTTGACAGGCGTCCTTTCCCTCCGGGACAGCACGGCCGTTCAAGGAGGAAGATTTCATATTACGGCCGTCAGTTAATGGAGAAGCAGAAGGTTAAGTATTACTACGGAGTAAGGGAGAGACAGTTTAGGCGTTTCTATGAGATGGCCGAGAGGATGAGGGGCCAGACTGGTGAGAACCTCCTTAAGCTCCTTGAAAGTAGACTTGATAACGTAGTTTACAGGCTCGGTTTCGGTAAGTCCCACAGGCATGCAAGGCAGCTTGTAGTTCACGGCCACATTCTAGTTAACGGTAAGAAGGTAGACAGGCCTTCGTACCTTGTTAAGCCTGGAGATGTTATTGAGGTTAAGGAGAAGAGCAGGGATATTCCTCAAATTAAGGAAGGAATGGAGCTTGCTCAGAGGAGAGGAATACCTTCCTGGCTTGAACTTGATGCTGAGAACTTTAAGGGAATCGTTAAGGCTGAACCTACAAGGGAAGAGGTTGAAATCCCCGTTGAGGAGCACCTAATCGTAGAGCTCTACTCCAAGTAA
- a CDS encoding DNA-directed RNA polymerase subunit alpha: MVEFITPEKFQWEEHTDTYGRFVVEPLEKGYGITVGNALRRVLLSSIEGAAPTAVKFEGAYHEFTTLTGVVEDVTEIVLNIKKLRFVLHGEGPVFIELKKSGPGKVYAKDFDIPSQVELLTPDQEIATLDNENSEIEIHLRIDKGKGFVLSEDIQEVFDITTIGWIPLDADFSPIKKVAYKVEDTRVGRRTDYNKLIFEIWTDGSISPKDAVVKAANILIDHFALVRDKLVEALFAVETVEEEKEGTSELLSKTLEEAGLSGRALKVLKEHGIETVGDLVKLTKKELEALKGLGKKSIADIEKFLSSLGLELGGGE, encoded by the coding sequence ATGGTTGAATTTATAACTCCCGAAAAGTTCCAGTGGGAGGAGCATACAGATACTTACGGCCGTTTTGTAGTAGAACCCCTTGAAAAGGGGTACGGTATTACGGTTGGAAACGCTTTAAGGAGAGTTCTCCTCTCCTCTATTGAAGGAGCGGCTCCAACTGCAGTTAAGTTTGAAGGGGCTTACCACGAGTTTACAACCCTTACTGGTGTTGTTGAAGACGTAACTGAGATCGTTCTCAACATAAAAAAGTTAAGGTTCGTCCTTCACGGAGAGGGACCGGTATTCATTGAGCTCAAGAAGAGCGGACCTGGGAAGGTCTATGCTAAGGACTTTGACATACCATCTCAGGTAGAACTCCTTACTCCCGATCAGGAAATTGCAACCCTTGATAACGAGAATTCAGAAATTGAAATCCACTTAAGGATTGACAAAGGAAAGGGTTTTGTCCTCTCAGAGGATATTCAGGAAGTCTTTGACATTACTACAATCGGTTGGATTCCCCTTGATGCAGATTTCTCTCCCATAAAGAAGGTTGCCTATAAGGTTGAGGATACTAGGGTAGGAAGGAGAACAGACTACAACAAGCTCATCTTTGAGATCTGGACTGATGGAAGTATCTCTCCTAAGGATGCTGTAGTTAAGGCTGCTAATATCCTAATTGACCACTTTGCACTTGTTAGAGACAAGCTAGTTGAGGCCCTCTTTGCAGTTGAGACTGTGGAGGAGGAGAAGGAAGGCACTTCTGAGCTTCTTTCAAAGACCCTTGAGGAAGCTGGTCTTAGTGGAAGAGCTCTTAAAGTCCTAAAAGAGCACGGAATAGAGACAGTAGGAGATCTCGTTAAGCTTACAAAGAAGGAACTAGAAGCCCTTAAAGGTCTTGGTAAGAAGTCAATAGCTGATATTGAGAAGTTCTTATCTTCCCTCGGACTTGAATTAGGAGGTGGTGAGTAA
- a CDS encoding adenylate kinase: MIKVVFLGPPGAGKGTQAVRIAEKYNVPHISTGDILRAAVKEGTELGQLAKSYMDRGELVPDEVIIGIIRERLSQPDIRERGFILDGFPRTLKQAEALDQLLSELNMPLDRVIYLNVDDEEIVKRLLARGRADDTEEVIRNRLKVYREQTAPLIDYYAEKCLLAEIYGVGEIDEITKKIEEALGLGE; this comes from the coding sequence GTGATAAAGGTTGTTTTCTTAGGTCCTCCCGGTGCAGGAAAGGGCACTCAAGCTGTTAGGATAGCTGAAAAGTACAACGTTCCCCACATCTCAACAGGGGACATTTTAAGGGCTGCAGTTAAAGAGGGAACGGAGCTTGGGCAGCTTGCAAAGAGCTACATGGATAGAGGAGAGCTCGTTCCAGATGAGGTAATTATCGGAATAATTAGGGAGAGGCTCTCTCAGCCTGATATAAGGGAGAGAGGGTTTATCCTTGATGGCTTTCCGAGGACTTTGAAGCAAGCTGAAGCCCTTGATCAACTTTTATCTGAACTTAACATGCCCCTTGATAGGGTTATTTACCTCAACGTTGACGATGAGGAGATTGTTAAAAGGCTTCTTGCAAGGGGAAGGGCAGACGACACCGAAGAAGTTATTAGAAATAGGCTTAAAGTCTACAGGGAGCAGACTGCTCCCCTGATTGACTACTATGCTGAAAAGTGTTTACTTGCAGAAATTTACGGCGTTGGTGAAATTGACGAAATCACTAAGAAGATAGAGGAAGCTCTAGGTTTAGGAGAGTAG
- the rplQ gene encoding 50S ribosomal protein L17 codes for MRHRIKGKKLGRPTEHRILMLRNLVTDLMEHGKVVTTVARAKELRRLADRVITKAKQEDKVKAIREVLEIVTKKDIAYKVVNEIAPKYKNRNGGYTRLLHYHFRKGDAAPTAIVMLVESGQKEEEEASAE; via the coding sequence ATGAGGCATAGAATAAAGGGAAAGAAGTTGGGAAGGCCTACCGAGCATAGAATTCTTATGCTTAGGAACTTGGTAACCGACCTTATGGAACACGGAAAAGTAGTTACAACTGTTGCTAGGGCAAAAGAGCTTAGAAGGCTTGCCGATAGAGTAATTACAAAGGCCAAGCAGGAAGATAAGGTAAAGGCGATAAGGGAAGTCCTTGAGATAGTTACTAAGAAGGATATTGCCTACAAAGTTGTTAACGAAATTGCTCCAAAGTACAAAAACAGAAACGGCGGTTATACGAGGCTCCTTCACTACCACTTTAGAAAGGGAGATGCTGCTCCAACAGCAATTGTAATGCTTGTTGAGAGTGGTCAAAAGGAAGAGGAAGAAGCTTCTGCCGAGTAG
- a CDS encoding V-type ATP synthase subunit D yields MIKSRTELLKLKEEKEFLEEGKRIFEEKRNILLKEVMKIVDEIEEKRKRLNVKVLEGYRNLSKAIMETGEERLLKEKSKGGKINLNVKKIVFAGVVLPKVTYEFKKEVSIDREDVIFVKVAEKIFREVVELILEIAELEMKGWRMAEEIKKTTIRINAIENFYLPDYKLKIKRIEEDLEEEERNSIALLKSWRLARKK; encoded by the coding sequence ATGATAAAGAGCAGAACAGAGCTCTTAAAACTCAAAGAAGAGAAGGAATTTTTAGAAGAGGGTAAAAGGATTTTTGAAGAAAAGAGAAACATTCTTTTAAAGGAAGTTATGAAAATCGTTGATGAAATAGAGGAAAAGAGGAAGAGGCTAAACGTTAAAGTTTTAGAAGGTTATAGAAACCTTTCAAAGGCTATTATGGAAACCGGGGAAGAGAGGCTCTTAAAGGAAAAGTCTAAAGGAGGAAAGATAAACTTAAACGTAAAGAAAATTGTTTTCGCCGGAGTTGTCCTTCCAAAAGTTACTTATGAGTTTAAAAAGGAAGTTTCAATAGATAGAGAAGATGTCATCTTCGTTAAGGTTGCAGAAAAGATCTTTAGAGAAGTTGTAGAGCTAATACTGGAAATTGCAGAGCTTGAGATGAAGGGCTGGAGAATGGCAGAGGAGATAAAGAAAACAACAATAAGAATAAACGCAATAGAGAACTTCTACCTTCCAGACTACAAATTAAAGATAAAGAGAATAGAAGAAGACTTGGAAGAAGAGGAGAGGAACTCAATTGCCCTCCTTAAGAGCTGGCGCTTGGCCAGAAAAAAATAA
- the rpsM gene encoding 30S ribosomal protein S13, which produces MARIAGVDIPDNKKVPYSLAYIYGIGIKSGFKICEKAGVDPEKRVKDLTEDEIARIRKIIETEYKVEGDLRKEIAMNIKRLIEIGCYRGVRHRLGLPVRGQRTRTNARTRKGPRKTVAGKKKAPKK; this is translated from the coding sequence GTGGCAAGGATAGCAGGAGTTGACATTCCTGACAATAAGAAGGTTCCCTACTCTCTTGCTTACATCTACGGGATAGGGATTAAGAGCGGCTTTAAGATTTGTGAAAAGGCCGGTGTTGACCCTGAGAAGAGGGTAAAGGACCTAACCGAGGATGAGATTGCTAGGATAAGGAAGATCATTGAGACTGAGTACAAGGTTGAGGGTGACCTTAGGAAAGAGATTGCAATGAACATTAAGCGCCTGATAGAGATCGGGTGCTACCGTGGAGTTCGTCACAGACTCGGCCTTCCCGTAAGGGGACAGAGGACGAGGACAAACGCTAGGACGAGGAAGGGGCCAAGGAAGACAGTTGCTGGTAAGAAAAAGGCTCCTAAGAAGTAA
- the rplO gene encoding 50S ribosomal protein L15, which produces MGLELHNLSPNPGAVREKKRVGRGHGSGHGKTSGRGQKGQKARSGWKGGTRPGFEGGQTPLYMRFPKRGFSNAPFKKEYSVVNVGVLNERFEEGAEITPEVLVNAGLAKKNMPVKILGDGELTKKFSVKAHKFSASAKEKIEAAGGSCEVIEK; this is translated from the coding sequence ATGGGACTTGAATTACATAACCTTAGTCCAAATCCTGGTGCAGTAAGGGAGAAGAAGAGAGTAGGTAGAGGTCACGGTTCAGGACATGGAAAGACCTCTGGTAGAGGTCAAAAGGGACAGAAGGCCCGTTCAGGATGGAAGGGAGGAACGAGGCCAGGATTTGAAGGTGGTCAAACGCCTCTCTACATGAGATTTCCTAAGAGAGGTTTCTCTAACGCTCCCTTTAAGAAAGAGTATTCAGTAGTAAACGTTGGTGTTCTCAACGAAAGGTTTGAGGAAGGAGCTGAGATAACACCTGAAGTCCTCGTTAATGCAGGACTTGCAAAGAAGAACATGCCTGTTAAAATTCTGGGGGATGGTGAGCTAACGAAGAAGTTTTCAGTTAAAGCTCACAAGTTCTCAGCTTCTGCTAAGGAGAAGATTGAGGCAGCTGGTGGTTCCTGTGAAGTGATTGAAAAATAA
- the rpsK gene encoding 30S ribosomal protein S11, which translates to MARPKRGGKKKQKRTVGFAIAHIQTTFNNTIITFTDKEGNTLCWESGGTVGFKGTRKSTPYAAQLAATKAAQRAMKEFGVKDVEIRIKGNGGGRETAIKAIAAAGLNVKVIRDVTPIPHDGCRPPKRRRV; encoded by the coding sequence ATGGCAAGGCCTAAGAGAGGCGGTAAGAAGAAGCAGAAGAGAACAGTTGGTTTTGCAATAGCTCACATTCAGACAACTTTCAACAATACAATCATTACTTTCACAGATAAAGAGGGGAATACCCTCTGCTGGGAAAGTGGTGGAACAGTCGGTTTTAAGGGAACGAGAAAGAGTACTCCTTACGCCGCCCAGCTTGCTGCTACAAAGGCGGCTCAGAGGGCTATGAAGGAGTTCGGTGTTAAGGATGTTGAGATAAGGATTAAGGGTAACGGTGGCGGAAGGGAGACGGCAATTAAGGCCATTGCTGCTGCTGGTTTGAACGTTAAAGTAATTAGAGATGTTACTCCAATCCCCCACGACGGTTGCAGACCACCAAAGAGAAGAAGGGTTTAA
- a CDS encoding V-type ATP synthase subunit B → MKEYYRGIESLKEQLVFFKSSTIKPAFGERVFVKWKGKEVPGRVIEINEKLTLIEILGDSSGISRDALVRFTGQMFTVPVSEEMVGKSFNAYGEELKTGRKFIGREVEVYRKPINPFFREYPKEPIVTGFSAIDGLNVLVKGQKLPIFAVSGVETEDLVINLVNSIQTEKTLTVLGIIGLKNEIVDYLLKRISGNTIIFVAKASDPPAAQVLLPRTTLTVAEFFAFEKGVDVVVVLFDMTNYCDSLRQISSKREEIPGRKGYPAYMYSDLASIYERAGLIKGKKGSLTMIPVLTMPDDDITHPIPDLTGYITEGQLVLDRKLHKQNVKPPIDILLSLSRLMNDAVGPFHRRFASQLYSAYAKFKTVEKLASIIGECELGEVERKYLEFGRRFLREFINQKEGERRSLEKTFRIGLELLSLLPESELTQLKKEDLKRLKR, encoded by the coding sequence GTGAAAGAGTACTACAGAGGAATTGAATCACTGAAAGAACAGCTAGTTTTCTTTAAGAGCTCCACTATCAAGCCAGCCTTCGGAGAGAGAGTCTTTGTAAAGTGGAAAGGAAAGGAAGTTCCTGGCAGAGTAATAGAAATCAATGAGAAGTTAACTCTTATAGAGATTCTGGGAGACTCTTCTGGTATCTCAAGGGATGCCTTGGTAAGGTTTACAGGACAGATGTTTACTGTGCCGGTTTCAGAAGAAATGGTAGGTAAGAGCTTTAACGCTTACGGAGAAGAGCTAAAGACAGGAAGAAAGTTTATCGGCAGAGAAGTTGAAGTTTACAGAAAACCTATAAATCCCTTCTTTAGGGAGTACCCGAAAGAACCCATAGTTACAGGCTTTTCTGCAATAGATGGATTAAACGTCCTGGTAAAGGGGCAAAAGTTACCGATTTTTGCAGTGTCCGGAGTAGAAACAGAAGATCTAGTCATCAACCTCGTCAACAGTATTCAAACGGAGAAAACGTTAACTGTTTTAGGAATTATAGGTTTAAAGAACGAAATCGTTGACTACTTACTTAAAAGGATCTCTGGAAACACAATAATATTTGTAGCAAAAGCATCAGACCCACCAGCTGCTCAAGTTCTACTACCAAGAACTACCCTTACCGTAGCGGAGTTCTTTGCGTTTGAAAAAGGAGTTGACGTTGTTGTTGTCCTCTTTGATATGACAAACTACTGTGACTCTTTAAGGCAAATCTCATCTAAACGGGAAGAGATTCCAGGTAGGAAGGGATACCCCGCCTACATGTACAGCGACCTTGCCTCAATCTACGAAAGGGCGGGACTCATAAAGGGGAAAAAAGGCTCCCTCACTATGATTCCCGTCCTTACAATGCCAGATGACGACATTACTCACCCTATTCCTGACCTCACAGGTTACATAACCGAAGGACAGCTAGTTCTAGACAGAAAACTACACAAGCAAAACGTTAAACCGCCAATAGACATTCTTTTATCCCTATCAAGGTTAATGAACGACGCAGTAGGACCTTTTCACAGAAGGTTTGCCTCTCAGCTCTACTCTGCCTACGCAAAGTTCAAGACAGTTGAGAAATTGGCCTCTATAATAGGGGAATGCGAGCTAGGAGAAGTTGAGAGGAAATACCTTGAGTTTGGAAGGAGGTTCTTAAGGGAGTTTATAAACCAGAAAGAGGGAGAGAGGAGAAGCCTTGAGAAGACCTTCAGGATCGGACTGGAGCTCCTATCTCTCTTACCTGAGAGTGAACTCACTCAACTCAAAAAGGAAGATTTAAAAAGGCTAAAGAGATGA